Proteins encoded within one genomic window of Streptomyces sp. NBC_01314:
- a CDS encoding flavin reductase family protein — protein sequence MPTPSMDHTVKRRPVIRHDPQAYRDGLSSMVTSVCVVTTEVDGQRFGFTANSVTSVSMDPPLISVCLADTADVHPAFSQAESVAVNVLAADQHPVAQAFATAGVDRFAAAHFSPGELGPPLLDGATLSFEGVVHQRLTAGDHTIILIDVAGVVVGGGEPLTYQGRRFHTLNPLEPAAPQPAGKDPS from the coding sequence ATGCCTACCCCCTCCATGGATCACACCGTCAAGCGCCGGCCGGTCATCCGCCACGACCCGCAGGCGTACCGCGACGGACTGTCCTCGATGGTCACGTCTGTCTGTGTAGTCACCACCGAAGTGGACGGGCAGCGGTTCGGTTTCACCGCCAACTCGGTGACCAGCGTGTCGATGGACCCGCCGCTGATCTCGGTCTGTCTGGCCGACACGGCAGACGTCCACCCGGCCTTCAGTCAGGCCGAGTCGGTCGCCGTCAACGTCCTGGCGGCCGACCAGCACCCGGTGGCGCAGGCGTTCGCGACGGCCGGCGTCGACAGGTTCGCTGCGGCGCACTTCAGTCCGGGTGAGCTCGGTCCACCGCTGCTCGACGGCGCCACCCTGTCGTTCGAGGGCGTCGTGCACCAGCGCCTCACCGCCGGCGACCACACGATCATCCTGATCGACGTGGCCGGTGTGGTGGTCGGCGGAGGGGAGCCGCTCACCTATCAGGGACGCCGGTTCCACACGCTGAACCCGCTGGAGCCAGCCGCACCGCAGCCGGCCGGAAAGGATCCGTCATGA